The Clostridia bacterium DNA segment GCCACGGGCTCACCCGGGCCCACTCTGCCTTTGTTGCCGGGCTTTGCTTCAAGCAAGCAAAGTGCCAGCTGCGGACAATCTGTTCAATACGCACAAGGCCAACACCCACAACCACCGGCGAAAAGCGGGGGCGGCCCCCTGCTATCTCCCCGGGTGTATAATAGATATACAGGGGGCCCTGCTACCGAGATCACATCGGCATGTGAACCGCGCCGGCAAAGGCGAAATCGCTGCTATATATTTTATATACAGCTGTCCGACTCAGATAAACCCTTGTATATAAAGTATACGTCAGGCGTTAGATCCCACTACAAACCCAGGTAGGCCTTTCTCACATAGTCGCTCCCCAACAACTTCTGGCCCGCTCCTTCCAAAGTTACGCGGCCGTTCTCCAATACGTAGGCCCGGTCGGCAATCTCCAGGGCCTGACGCACATTCTGCTCGATCAGAAGCACGGTAATCCCCTGATTGCGCAGCTTCTTTATCAGGCCGAACGCCTCCGTGACCACCCGCGGCGCCAAACCATAGGACATCTCGTCGATTATGCAAAGCTTGGGGCAGGCCATCAATCCCCGGGCCACCGCCAGCATCTGACGCTCGCCTCCGCTCAGCGTCCTGGCCAACTGGTTTTGGCGCTCTTTCAGGCGCGGAAACAGCTCAAAGACCTGTTCCATATATTCATGCCGCCTCTTCCAGGCCCGGGGCGTATAGGCCCCCATATCCAAGTTCTCGCGGACGGTCATGTCCGGAAAGACCCTGCCACCCTCCGGTACGTAGGAAATGCCCATTTCCACCACCTGGTGCGGGGGCGACCCGGTGATACGCTCACCCAGGAAGACCACCTCTCCCGAGGCCGGGGGCAGAAAGCCGGAGATAGTCTTGAGGAGAGTAGTCTTGCCGGCTCCGTTAGCCCCCACGAGGGCCACTATTTCCCCCTCGTCTACCTTGAGGGAAACGTCCCATAGCACCTGGAGCTTCCCGTAAAAAGAGCGAACGTTGAATACTTCCAGCATGACCTCCTCACTCTCCCAAGTATACTTCTATTACCTGTCGATTCTGGGCGATTTCCTCCGGCCTGCCTTCGGCAATCTTCTCACCGTGGTGGAGAACTACGATCCGCTGACACACGCTCATTATTGCCTTCATCACGTGCTCGATCATTACCACGGTTACGCCTCGCTCGCGTATGCGATGGACGAGCCCCATAGCCTCACCCACCTCGGTAGGGTTGAGGCCGGCCATCATTTCGTCCAGCAGCAACAGCTCCGGCTTGCTGGCCAGGGCCCGGGCCACTTCCAGGCGTTTCTGGTTTACCAGGGTCAGGTCACGAGCCGGTACCGAAGCCATAGGAGCCAGCCCTACGAATTCCAGGATCTCTCCCACCTCTCGAGCGGCGTCTGAACCGGCCCCACGCCCGGAGGCGCCAAAAAGATACCCGGTGACAACATTCTCGAAAACCGTCAGGTTGGGGAAGATCTTCACCGACTGAAAGGTCCGGGACACTCCCAGACGGCAGATCTGGTGCGGTTTGAGGCCGCTGATCCGCCTCTCCTTAAAGGCGATCACCCCGGCATCAGGGACCAGGGCCCCGGATACCAGGTTAAATACCGTGGTTTTACCTGCCCCATTGGGGCCGATGAGGCCGACGATTTCCCCCTCTTCCACGTGGAAATCCAGATTCGATACCGCTACCAGCCCGCCGAAGCGCTTGGTCAGCTTCTCAATCTCCAGCATCCTCATGTTACCTTCCCCGCTCCCGCTTCAGCCATTTTTGGATCAGGCCCACCAAGCCTTCAGGCAAGTAAAGGATGGTAACCACCATCACGCACCCGAAAATCAGCATGTAGAAATATGGAAATCGGGTAATGAGAAAATCCTCCAGGTAAGTGAATACCGCCGCGCCTATGACCGGACCGTAGAGCTGACCCATACCGCCGAAAACGGCCATAAGGACGGGCATAAAGCTCAACTGAAGGTTAAAGGCTATGGTGGGATCGACATAGGTCCAACGGCTGGCCATAACCACCCCGGACGCCCCCATGAAGAAGGCGCTGATGGCAAAGGCCAGGACCTTCGCCCACGTGGTATTGATCCCCACGTGCTCGGCCGCCTCCTCGCATTCGCCGATGCTCCGCAGGGCCAGCCCAAACCGCGACCGATTTATGAGGAAGCTGACAACCAACACCGCCAGAAGAATGGCGTACATCAGGTAGTAAACGGTGAGATAGTCCATATAGGGGACCAGGCGGCCCACCCGACCGGAAAAGTGTACCTCTGCCCAGCGCAGCAGGGTCCCGACGAACTGCACCAGGCCCAAGGTAAACATGGCGAAGTAAATACCTCTCAGCCTCAAGGTAATGCCGCCCACCAACAGGGCAAAGGCAAAACTGATCAGTCCGCCGACCAACAAGGCTTCATAAATCGGCACCTTCATCCCCAACAGCGCCGCGGTATAGACGCCGATACCGAAAAACGCCGCCGAGGCCAGGGAAACGTAGCGGGTAGCCCCGGAAAAAACAATCCAGCTCACGGTAAGCACCACATACATGTAGGTATTGCTGAGGAATACGGAAACATACTTGCCGCCGAACAACGGAACCACCGTCAGGATAACTGCCGCCGCTACCAGCAAAGTCCACGGCAACCATTTCCGCGCAGGCAGAGTCTCGGGTACCAGTACCGGTTGGTTCATCCGCCTACCTCCCCATAATCCCCGTCGGCCTTATCAACAGTAGGGCCATGAACAGCAGGTAATAGGCCACCATGGCCAGACCGGGCTCGAAATAGGTCACGATAGTCCCGATTATGCCCAGCAAGAAGCCTCCGATGAAGCTGCCCGGAATGCTCCCCAACCCACCCAGGGCCACAATGATGATGGCGATTATGGTGTATTCAAACCCCATGGTGGCGTAGACGCTATAAGACATGCTCAAGAGAGTGCCGGCCACCCCGGCCAGCAAGGCGCCCAGACCGAAGCACAGCGCCAGAACCTGCTCGATGTTCACGCCCATGAGGCCGGCAGCCGCAGCGTCCTGGGAAGCGGCCCGAATGGCCTTGCCGATGCGGGTGCGGGCCAAGAACAGGTAGAAGGCAATCCCGATACCCAGGGCAAAGGCCAGCATTACCAGCCGGTTGGCCGCGAACACCGCGCCTCCGATATTCACCGGGTTGGCCAGGTAGGAGTACCCGCGGATGTCGGCGCCCCAAATCAGGATGGCTACATTCTGGATAACGTACAGAAGACCAAAGGAAGCCAGCATCGAGCTTCCCTCGAAGGCGTCTACCGTAGGTGATGAAGCGCGCAACCGCTGATAAATGGTTCGGTGGAGGAAGTAGCCCACGACCAGAATCAGAGGACCGCATACGGCCAGGCATACAAGCGGGTTCACCCCGAAACCAGCGTACAGCGCCCAGGTAATGAACGCGCCCAACATGATGTACTCACCGTGGGCCACGTTGAGCACCCTGGCCACGCCGTACTGCAGGCTCAAACCGACGGCAATGAGGGCGTAAATTCCTCCCAGGAGTATACCGCCAACGATCACGTCTAGTACGGTAACCAGCATAGTCTTCTCCCATCCTCTGGAATATTTGGAGAAAACAGTCACCAGGAGGCCGCCCGCCTAGGGACAAGGCCTTTTTGCCTTCCCCGTACGGGCGGCCTATCTGGTCATTAGCCGGCCAATACCGACCCGCAGAACGGCTTCAGGCGTCCGATTCTCCGCTTCTTCCTACTTCTTCTTCGGCCAGTCCGGCTTCAGTATGGGCGGCGCAGTCCGGTTCTTGCCGGGATCGATGACCTCCCAGTGGCCCTTCTGCCACTGGCCGATCTGGCCCAGGTGGCCGCGGAAGTAGCGGTCCGGATCGTACTTGAACGGACCCACGAAGGTATCGTACGTCTTGGTAGCCATAACCTCCCGGATCTTGCTCTGGTCCAGAGTCCCGGCCTCCTCTATAGCCTGCTGGAAGTGCTGCAGCGAGGAGTAATAGTAGAGCTGGCCCCAGTAGTCGTCCGGCTCCCGGTTAAAGTGTTTCTTGTAGAGTTCTACGAACTGCGCAGCACCCGGGCTGCTCTTCTCGTTCCAGGCCCCGCCGCCCATTACTCCCTCTACGGCTTCTGCTCCGAAGGCATCACGATAGGTAGGAGCGTAGGGACCCACAGTGCAGAAGAAAGCCTTGAAATTGATGCCAAGCTCGATGGCCTGCTGGGTAAGAAGCATGGTCTCTTCAGGATAGCAGAAGGCTATAAAGGCTTCGGCCCCCATGGACTTGGCCTCCTTCAGCAGCGGGGAAAGGTCCTTGCTGCCCAAGGGGAAGCTTTTAACCATCTTGATATCAAGGCCGGCCTTCTGCAACTCGGGAATCCCTACTTCCTTGTACTCCACGCCATGCAGGTCCTCGTGATGCACCACCGCTATGCTCTTTATGCCCAGTTCGTTCAGGATCTGGGCCAGTACGGGCATCTGGGAGCGGGAGAAGTTCAATACCTGGAAGAAGTAGGGCAGTTGGGGCATGATCTCTTCAAGCTTGACCGCGCCCCCGGGACCGCCGATCAGGATATACTGGTGCTTGTTGGCTATGGGAGCAGCAGCGTAGAGGAACCCCGTGCTCCACGGAGGCAGTACAAAGTCCACCTTGTCTTCCAGGATTAGCTTCTCCAGCAGCTTGGTCATGGTGCCCAGGTCGGATTTATCATCGTATTTGACGTACTCAATGGGTAGCTTCTTGTCGTACTCTTTAACGTAAATGCCGCCCTGAGCATTCACCTCTTTGACCCACATCTCGTATACCGGCCCGCTGGTGGTGGCGACACCCATGGCCATGGGCCCGGAGAGCGAGATGGCCTGCCCGATGACGATCTTGTCTTTGGCCGGTTTGGCACTCGGTTCCGGAGCCGCCGCTTGCTGCTGCTTCTGGCCGGCGCACCCGGCTACCAAGGCCAGGACCAACACCACGCTCAACACCACCGACACCCAACGCAAACGCCTCTTGGTCATACCGGACGTTCCCCCCTCAAAGAATTGCCGAAGGACCGATTACCCTCCAACTTCCACGGAAGTGCGGACAGACCTACCCCCTCCTCCCGGTGCTCACCCCCCCACCCATCAAAGGTGGCCTACGGGTTACTGGTATTTCCCGTACTCAAAGGCCGCGTCTATCATGGCCCGGAGGTTTTCCGGCTTGATATCGTCCAGTACTCCGCCATTGGAGAGGATAAACCCGCCCTCACCGGCTACCTTTTCAACCAGATCCTTCACGTAGGCCCTTACGTCCTGGGGAGACCCGACCTTCAGCAGGGCCAGGGGCACGTTCCCGGCGATACAGGCCTTCCCTCCCAAAAGCTGCCTGGCCTTTACCATGTCGGTCTGGTCGAACAGCCAGATGATCCTTCCCTTCGGGAGGTCCGGATCGGCGAGAAAGTCAAGGCGCTGATTGTAGCTACCTTCCACGAAGACGAGCGGCACCAGGCCCTCATTGATCAGGCCCAGGAGTACCGCTTTAAAGCTTGGCCAGTAAAACTTAGCGAAGGCCTCGCGGGACAGGAAGCCATCCGCGCCCTTGTGGATGGGAATGAAGATGCAAGGACTTCCGCCGAACTGGGAGCTGTGGAGCCCCATATCGATGGCCAGCGGTACCAGCCGGTCCAGCGCCGCCAGTACCTTGTCCGGCCGCCGGAATATGTCCAGCATTATGCCGCGCGTACCCCGGAGGGTATCGCCCAGGGTGTCGAAGGGCGCCTTGGTGTAGCCGCCGAACAGTCCGGGCAGACCAAGCGTAGCCGTATTCTCCGCCTCCACGGCGCCGGCAGTCTGGATCCACTCCATCGCCGCCCGGCCGGCCTCGAGTAACTTCTCAAATGCCTGCTGAACCTCGGGAAGACCCATCATTACCATGAAGGGCCCCATGAAAGGTAGCTCCATCAGGTCGGTAAGCGGCATCATCATGCTGCAGGGTTTCAGGGCCCCAAAGATGCGGGGGAGATAGTAGCGAAGCCAGAAATCGGAAGGGTCGCGAATAAAAAGATCGTATTCGTCTTCCCGCATGTACTCCTCCTCCACGCACTGGTACGGCGTGTCGGGAGGGGTACCGTGGCCCGGCCACCGGTAGAGCTGCAGGTCCAGAATCTCAAAGACCTTTCCCGCTCCAATCAGCACGCAGGTGGTCAGAGAGTCGGTGGCAAAGTCCCGGTTGAACTTCTTGAAGGCTTCGGCCAGTTTGCCGTAGTCGTACATGGCCTCCTGGGCCGTGACGCCGGCGTACTTCGGGGGGAAGAACCCTACCATCAGGGTCACCGGCACCCGGTCCGGCTTTTTCAGCTCTATGGCGTCCACCAAGCGCTGCACGCGCTGCCGATAGGCTGCCCGAACCTCCTCGCTGGAGAAGGCTACGTTCTTGGCCTCCAGCCACGCCTCTACGCGCGCCCGATACTTCTCGTCGGGAGCCATCTGCTTCCAGTTTTCGGGAAACATCGGCCTTACCTCCCCACCCACTTGCGGGCCAGATTAACCGCCTCTACTGCATCCTTGCCCCAGGCATCCGCACCCGTATAGGCCCGAACTTGATCGTTGGTGGCGGCTCCGCCGATCATGATCCTGACCTTATCCCGTAGTCCTGCCGCGGCCAGGGCCTCGACGGTTTCCTTCATGGGCTCGTAGGCCAGGGTTAAGAGACAACTCATCCCTACCACCTGGGCCTGGTGCTGACGTACCGCCTCCACGAACTTTTCCGCCGGCGCGTCCACCCCGATGTCGATAACCTCGAAGCCGTTCACGTCCAGCAGAAAAGAAACTATGTTCTTACCGATGTCGTGGATGTCGCCCTTGACCGTGCCCAGGACCACTTTGCCCAGCCGGCTGACGCCACCCTCTTCCGGCGCCTGGCTCATCTTTTCTTTTACCATGCCCGAAATCTGGGTCAATACTTCGCCGGCCAGCATGAGCTCGGGCAGGAAATACTCGCCCTTTTCAAACCGCTGCCCTACCACCTCCACCCCCTGGCGGCAAGCATCCAGTAGATCTATAGGCTTGGTGCCGAAGTCCAGCAACGTCCGAGCGATCTTAAGAGCTTCTTCCTCTCGGAGTTCGGCAATCGCCTCGGCCAGAGACTTGGTGTTGGTTTCCATTTTCTCTCTTCACCCTCCTCTTGCTTTCTGGTCTACAAGGCCTGTTTATTCTCCACTACATTCTCGAGTTCCTCCTTCACCTCCCCCCAGAGATAAAGCACTTATTCAAAAGCCCTAATACTATTCTTTAACTAATACTTCGATCTTCTCCCTGCGATTCCTTCCGGAAGTGACGGCGGAGTATCCACTACCGAGCCCAGTGTGGGCTAACCCAGACCATACTTGCGCAGCTTGTAATAAAAGGCACGGCGGCTTATGCCCAGTAGCCGAATGGCCTCCGACCGGTTGTTTCCCGCCCGGCGCAGGGCCAGCGCAATAGCCTCCCTTTCCACCTTTTCCAGGAGTTCGTCCAGCTTCAGCGCTTCGGAACCTCTGGTGACCGGTCCGGTTGCCAGAGTGTCGGACCAATAAGCTCGCAGGTACTCGGGCAGGTGCTCGGGCAGAATCACCCCGCCCTGGCACATCACCACCGCGTGTTCGATCACGTTGATCAGCTCCCTCACGTTTCCCGGCCAGGTATGCCTCTCGAAGACTTCCAGGACCGAAGGAGAAAAGGCCGCCTCCTTGGCGTAGAGAGAGGCGAAGTGGGCCAGAAAGTGGGCGGCCAGCGGGGGTATATCTGCCGGCCGTTCCCGCAGGGCGGGTACGAAGATGGGCACGACGTTCAGGCGGTAGTAAAGGTCGGCCCGGAACTGCTTTTCCTGAACCAGCACCTCCAGGTTCTTGTTGGTCGCGGCAATCAACCGGGTATTTATCCTCTTGGGCTTCACTCCTCCTACCCGCTCGATGGTCTTGGTTTCGATAGCGCGAAGGAGTTTGGCCTGCATATTCAGAGATAGATCGCCTATCTCATCCAGGAAGAGGGTGCCACCGTGGGCCTCCTCGAACTTACCCGGTTTTCCTTTGGGGCTGGCGCCGGTAAACGCCCCGGCCTCGTAACCGAACAGCTCGGACTCCAGAAGGCTCTCCGGAATGGCCGCGCAGTTAAGGGAAACGAACGGCCCCTGCGCCCTGGGGCTGGACCGGTGGATGGCTTCGGCGATTATTCCCT contains these protein-coding regions:
- a CDS encoding branched-chain amino acid ABC transporter permease, with the protein product MLVTVLDVIVGGILLGGIYALIAVGLSLQYGVARVLNVAHGEYIMLGAFITWALYAGFGVNPLVCLAVCGPLILVVGYFLHRTIYQRLRASSPTVDAFEGSSMLASFGLLYVIQNVAILIWGADIRGYSYLANPVNIGGAVFAANRLVMLAFALGIGIAFYLFLARTRIGKAIRAASQDAAAAGLMGVNIEQVLALCFGLGALLAGVAGTLLSMSYSVYATMGFEYTIIAIIIVALGGLGSIPGSFIGGFLLGIIGTIVTYFEPGLAMVAYYLLFMALLLIRPTGIMGR
- a CDS encoding cobalamin-dependent protein (Presence of a B(12) (cobalamin)-binding domain implies dependence on cobalamin itself, in one of its several forms, or in some unusual lineages, dependence on a cobalamin-like analog.) → METNTKSLAEAIAELREEEALKIARTLLDFGTKPIDLLDACRQGVEVVGQRFEKGEYFLPELMLAGEVLTQISGMVKEKMSQAPEEGGVSRLGKVVLGTVKGDIHDIGKNIVSFLLDVNGFEVIDIGVDAPAEKFVEAVRQHQAQVVGMSCLLTLAYEPMKETVEALAAAGLRDKVRIMIGGAATNDQVRAYTGADAWGKDAVEAVNLARKWVGR
- a CDS encoding sigma 54-interacting transcriptional regulator; the encoded protein is MAKEIEIVRRPESELLSRLVGRHLAEFFDHIDDAIMVIDAEGRIVYVNKGYERIVGVEAGRVLGRNLVARNPHDKLVRALKTGQPVYNEDLYDESLGYRILATCLPLRDERGTIIGAIGIGTSSPVYHLSQRLASMACTTRGKKQSRLPVSRELLPEPFNRIVGHDPAFVHSLNMAALAAKTDCTVMLRGETGVGKGIIAEAIHRSSPRAQGPFVSLNCAAIPESLLESELFGYEAGAFTGASPKGKPGKFEEAHGGTLFLDEIGDLSLNMQAKLLRAIETKTIERVGGVKPKRINTRLIAATNKNLEVLVQEKQFRADLYYRLNVVPIFVPALRERPADIPPLAAHFLAHFASLYAKEAAFSPSVLEVFERHTWPGNVRELINVIEHAVVMCQGGVILPEHLPEYLRAYWSDTLATGPVTRGSEALKLDELLEKVEREAIALALRRAGNNRSEAIRLLGISRRAFYYKLRKYGLG
- a CDS encoding amino acid ABC transporter substrate-binding protein — translated: MTKRRLRWVSVVLSVVLVLALVAGCAGQKQQQAAAPEPSAKPAKDKIVIGQAISLSGPMAMGVATTSGPVYEMWVKEVNAQGGIYVKEYDKKLPIEYVKYDDKSDLGTMTKLLEKLILEDKVDFVLPPWSTGFLYAAAPIANKHQYILIGGPGGAVKLEEIMPQLPYFFQVLNFSRSQMPVLAQILNELGIKSIAVVHHEDLHGVEYKEVGIPELQKAGLDIKMVKSFPLGSKDLSPLLKEAKSMGAEAFIAFCYPEETMLLTQQAIELGINFKAFFCTVGPYAPTYRDAFGAEAVEGVMGGGAWNEKSSPGAAQFVELYKKHFNREPDDYWGQLYYYSSLQHFQQAIEEAGTLDQSKIREVMATKTYDTFVGPFKYDPDRYFRGHLGQIGQWQKGHWEVIDPGKNRTAPPILKPDWPKKK
- a CDS encoding branched-chain amino acid ABC transporter permease; the protein is MNQPVLVPETLPARKWLPWTLLVAAAVILTVVPLFGGKYVSVFLSNTYMYVVLTVSWIVFSGATRYVSLASAAFFGIGVYTAALLGMKVPIYEALLVGGLISFAFALLVGGITLRLRGIYFAMFTLGLVQFVGTLLRWAEVHFSGRVGRLVPYMDYLTVYYLMYAILLAVLVVSFLINRSRFGLALRSIGECEEAAEHVGINTTWAKVLAFAISAFFMGASGVVMASRWTYVDPTIAFNLQLSFMPVLMAVFGGMGQLYGPVIGAAVFTYLEDFLITRFPYFYMLIFGCVMVVTILYLPEGLVGLIQKWLKRERGR
- a CDS encoding uroporphyrinogen decarboxylase, translated to MFPENWKQMAPDEKYRARVEAWLEAKNVAFSSEEVRAAYRQRVQRLVDAIELKKPDRVPVTLMVGFFPPKYAGVTAQEAMYDYGKLAEAFKKFNRDFATDSLTTCVLIGAGKVFEILDLQLYRWPGHGTPPDTPYQCVEEEYMREDEYDLFIRDPSDFWLRYYLPRIFGALKPCSMMMPLTDLMELPFMGPFMVMMGLPEVQQAFEKLLEAGRAAMEWIQTAGAVEAENTATLGLPGLFGGYTKAPFDTLGDTLRGTRGIMLDIFRRPDKVLAALDRLVPLAIDMGLHSSQFGGSPCIFIPIHKGADGFLSREAFAKFYWPSFKAVLLGLINEGLVPLVFVEGSYNQRLDFLADPDLPKGRIIWLFDQTDMVKARQLLGGKACIAGNVPLALLKVGSPQDVRAYVKDLVEKVAGEGGFILSNGGVLDDIKPENLRAMIDAAFEYGKYQ
- a CDS encoding ABC transporter ATP-binding protein gives rise to the protein MRMLEIEKLTKRFGGLVAVSNLDFHVEEGEIVGLIGPNGAGKTTVFNLVSGALVPDAGVIAFKERRISGLKPHQICRLGVSRTFQSVKIFPNLTVFENVVTGYLFGASGRGAGSDAAREVGEILEFVGLAPMASVPARDLTLVNQKRLEVARALASKPELLLLDEMMAGLNPTEVGEAMGLVHRIRERGVTVVMIEHVMKAIMSVCQRIVVLHHGEKIAEGRPEEIAQNRQVIEVYLGE
- a CDS encoding ABC transporter ATP-binding protein, giving the protein MLEVFNVRSFYGKLQVLWDVSLKVDEGEIVALVGANGAGKTTLLKTISGFLPPASGEVVFLGERITGSPPHQVVEMGISYVPEGGRVFPDMTVRENLDMGAYTPRAWKRRHEYMEQVFELFPRLKERQNQLARTLSGGERQMLAVARGLMACPKLCIIDEMSYGLAPRVVTEAFGLIKKLRNQGITVLLIEQNVRQALEIADRAYVLENGRVTLEGAGQKLLGSDYVRKAYLGL